A window from Uloborus diversus isolate 005 unplaced genomic scaffold, Udiv.v.3.1 scaffold_13, whole genome shotgun sequence encodes these proteins:
- the LOC129232630 gene encoding zinc finger protein 879-like produces the protein MHELTRDESEEWNSCEQCGKNFNSKKNLRRHLKFHQDYKKPFICDFCEKAFYQSSNLKQHLRIHTKERPFACNQCDKTFSYNSNLTRHLRVHTKDRPYACNYCGKSFSQGAHLKSHYDRIHSNRTYPSTQKAHWNVHALGTRQTPRTCRYCEEFFDSFSKYLVHLKVHDGEKPHCCDCCKKTFTTAISLKTHMNIHTKEKLYSCEYCEKTFTHASNLSVHVRIHTEEKPYSCEYCDKTFRSCSDKIKHVRIHTNEKPYSCEYCEKTYSDSSALKSHVQWKHTKERPFQCSDCEKSFVTRKSLKIHATVHGKGSVAIRKKPPKSVFL, from the coding sequence ATGCACGAGCTCACTAGAGATGAGTCAGAGGAGTGGAATTCCTGTGAACAGTGCGGAAAgaattttaatagcaaaaaaaatttaagaagacATTTGAAATTCCACCAAGACTATAAGAAACCATTTATTTGCGATTTTTGTGAAAAGGCTTTTTATCAGAGTTCAAACTTAAAACagcatttgaggatacataccAAAGAAAGACCCTTTGCTTGCAATCAATGTGACAAGACTTTTTCATACAATTCAAACTTGACAAGACATTTAAGAGTCCACACTAAGGACAGGCCGTACGCTTGCAATTATTGCGGGAAATCATTTTCGCAGGGTGCACATTTGAAATCACACTACGACAGAATACACAGCAACAGAACCTACCCTTCGACTCAGAAAGCACACTGGAACGTGCACGCTTTGGGCACGAGACAAACACCACGCACCTGTCGTTATTGCGAAGAATTTTTCGATAGCTTTTCAAAGTATCTAGTGCATTTGAAGGTGCACGATGGCGAAAAGCCGCATTGTTGCGATTGTTGCAAAAAGACATTTACCACTGCTATTAGCTTAAAAACGCATATGAATatacacactaaagaaaaactATACTCTTGTGAGTATTGTGAAAAGACCTTCACACATGCATCAAATTTGTCTGTGCATGTGAGGATACATACGGAAGAAAAGCCGTATAGTTGTGAGTACTGCGACAAGACTTTCCGCAGCTGCTCGGATAAGATAAAGCACGTGAGGATTCACACTaacgaaaaaccatattcttgcgagtaTTGCGAAAAGACATATTCCGATAGTTCAGCTTTGAAATCCCATGTGCAGTGGAAACACACCAAAGAAAGGCCGTTTCAATGTAGCGATTGCGAGAAGAGTTTTGTCACAAGAAAAAGTCTGAAAATCCATGCAACAGTACATGGCAAAGGGAGTGTGGCCATTAGAAAGAAGCCACCGAAGTCTGTTTTCCTGTAG